In Streptomyces alboniger, the following are encoded in one genomic region:
- a CDS encoding MFS transporter, translating to MTTTPASAPRRRPSWAGRNYTLLTAAAIVTNLGSHGALIAAAFAVLDAGGDGGDVGLVAAARTLPLVLFLLIGGAVADRLPRHHVMVAANALNCVSQAAFAGLVIAGEPQLWQMMLLTGLGGVGQAFFGPAAEGMLMSSVSGEQVSRAFAMYRLAMQGAGLGGAALGGLMVAAMGPGWVLAVDAVAFAAAGALRSFLDVSHIPERAPGGGLLSDLRDGWREFTGRPWLWSIVAQFSVVVAVVGAAESVFGPLVARDELGGAGPWGLALGAFGAGTVGGAFLMMRWKPRRLLFAGTLCVFPLAAPSAALAVPLPVAGLAAVMFVSGVAIEVFGVSWMTAMHQEIPEEKLSRVAAYDWFGSIAMVPLATALAGPAESAFGRSSSLWGCAALVVLVTAAVLFVPDVRNLTRRTKEVTRVPAPRAVGSADAVAATSADAEGPAGRLG from the coding sequence GTGACGACGACTCCCGCCTCCGCGCCACGCCGCCGCCCCTCCTGGGCGGGGCGGAATTACACGCTGCTGACCGCCGCCGCGATCGTGACGAACCTCGGAAGCCACGGGGCGTTGATCGCGGCGGCGTTCGCGGTTCTCGACGCCGGGGGCGACGGCGGGGACGTCGGGCTCGTGGCGGCCGCGCGGACGCTGCCGCTCGTGTTGTTCCTGCTCATAGGCGGGGCGGTCGCCGACCGGCTGCCGCGTCACCATGTGATGGTCGCCGCCAACGCCCTCAACTGCGTGTCGCAGGCGGCGTTCGCGGGGCTCGTCATCGCGGGCGAGCCACAGCTGTGGCAGATGATGCTGCTCACCGGTCTCGGCGGCGTCGGCCAGGCCTTCTTCGGGCCCGCGGCCGAGGGCATGCTGATGTCCTCGGTCAGCGGGGAGCAGGTCAGCAGGGCCTTCGCGATGTACCGGCTCGCGATGCAGGGCGCGGGGCTCGGCGGAGCCGCGCTCGGCGGGCTGATGGTCGCGGCGATGGGCCCCGGCTGGGTGCTCGCCGTGGACGCGGTGGCGTTCGCGGCCGCGGGGGCGCTGCGTTCGTTCCTCGACGTCAGCCACATCCCGGAGCGCGCGCCGGGCGGCGGGCTCCTCTCCGATTTGCGGGACGGCTGGCGGGAGTTCACCGGCCGCCCCTGGCTCTGGTCGATCGTGGCGCAGTTCTCCGTGGTGGTGGCGGTGGTCGGCGCCGCCGAATCGGTGTTCGGGCCGCTGGTCGCCCGCGACGAGCTGGGCGGCGCGGGGCCCTGGGGCCTCGCGCTCGGCGCGTTCGGCGCGGGCACGGTCGGCGGCGCGTTCCTGATGATGCGGTGGAAGCCGCGGCGGCTGCTCTTCGCGGGCACCCTCTGCGTCTTCCCGCTGGCCGCGCCCTCGGCGGCGCTGGCCGTGCCGCTGCCGGTGGCCGGGCTCGCCGCGGTGATGTTCGTCAGCGGGGTGGCGATCGAGGTGTTCGGCGTCTCCTGGATGACCGCGATGCACCAGGAGATCCCCGAGGAGAAGCTGTCGCGCGTGGCCGCCTACGACTGGTTCGGCTCGATCGCGATGGTCCCGCTGGCTACGGCCCTCGCCGGCCCCGCGGAGTCCGCGTTCGGGCGCTCCTCGTCGCTGTGGGGATGCGCGGCGCTCGTGGTGCTGGTGACTGCGGCCGTCCTGTTCGTCCCCGACGTACGCAACCTGACACGGCGTACGAAGGAGGTGACGAGGGTGCCCGCGCCCCGCGCCGTCGGCTCCGCGGACGCCGTCGCCGCGACCTCAGCCGATGCTGAAGGCCCCGCCGGGCGGCTCGGGTGA
- a CDS encoding spermidine synthase: MPDVDRERAWLLTVDGAPQSYVDLDAPTHVEFEYARRVAHVLDTAAGPGFPLDVTHLGGGALTLPRYVAATRPGSRQDVVEADRGLLRLVAERLPLPADSGITVHGADARQWLDAAPDDSADLLVADVFGGSRVPAHLTTVAYARAADRVLRPDGQYAANLADGAPFAFLRSQLATFAEVFEELALIAEPAVLRGRRFGNAVLIASHAPIDIAALARRTACDAFPARVEHGEPLRRLIGDAKAVRDEDAVPSPEPPGGAFSIG; encoded by the coding sequence ATGCCCGACGTCGACCGGGAGCGGGCCTGGCTGCTCACCGTCGACGGGGCGCCCCAGTCGTACGTGGACCTGGACGCGCCCACCCATGTGGAGTTCGAGTACGCGCGCCGCGTCGCCCACGTCCTGGACACCGCGGCCGGACCGGGCTTTCCGCTCGACGTCACCCACCTCGGTGGCGGCGCCCTCACCCTGCCCCGCTATGTCGCCGCCACCCGGCCCGGTTCCCGGCAGGACGTCGTCGAGGCCGACCGCGGGCTGCTCCGACTGGTCGCCGAGCGACTGCCGTTGCCCGCGGACTCGGGGATCACCGTGCACGGCGCGGACGCGCGGCAGTGGCTCGACGCCGCGCCCGACGACAGCGCCGACCTCCTCGTCGCCGACGTCTTCGGCGGCTCCCGCGTGCCCGCGCACCTCACCACGGTCGCCTACGCGAGGGCCGCCGACCGCGTGCTGCGCCCGGACGGCCAATACGCCGCGAACCTCGCCGACGGCGCGCCCTTCGCCTTCCTCCGCTCCCAGCTGGCCACCTTCGCCGAGGTCTTCGAGGAACTGGCCCTGATCGCGGAACCGGCCGTGCTGCGCGGCCGCCGCTTCGGGAACGCGGTCCTCATCGCCTCGCACGCCCCCATCGACATCGCGGCACTGGCCCGGCGCACGGCGTGCGACGCCTTCCCCGCCCGCGTCGAACACGGCGAGCCGCTGCGGCGCCTCATCGGCGACGCGAAGGCCGTACGCGACGAGGACGCGGTCCCCTCACCCGAGCCGCCCGGCGGGGCCTTCAGCATCGGCTGA
- the tuf gene encoding elongation factor Tu codes for MPKTAYVRTKPHLNIGTMGHVDHGKTTLTAAITKVLSERGTGTFVPFDRIDRAPEEAQRGITINIAHVEYETDTRHYAHVDMPGHADYVKNMVTGAAQLDGAILVVSALDGIMPQTAEHVLLARQVGVDHIVVALNKADAGDEELTDLVELEVRDLLSAHGYGGDSVPVVRVSGLKALAGEPRWTAAIEALLDAVDTYVPMPERYVDAPFLLPVENVLTITGRGTVVTGAVERGTVRVGDRVEVLGADTETVVTGLETFGKPMEEAQAGDNVALLLRGLPRDAVRRGHVVAAPGSVSPKRRFTAQVYVLSTREGGRTTPIATGYRPQFYIRTADVVGDVDLGGAAVARPGETVTMTVELGRDVPLETGLGFAIREGGRTVGAGTVTEVV; via the coding sequence ATGCCCAAGACGGCTTATGTCCGCACCAAACCGCACCTGAACATCGGCACCATGGGCCACGTCGACCACGGCAAGACCACGTTGACCGCCGCCATCACCAAGGTCCTCAGCGAGCGCGGCACCGGCACGTTCGTGCCCTTCGACCGCATCGACCGCGCGCCGGAGGAGGCGCAGCGCGGCATCACCATCAACATCGCGCACGTCGAGTACGAGACGGACACCCGGCACTACGCGCACGTGGACATGCCGGGCCACGCGGACTACGTCAAGAACATGGTGACCGGCGCCGCCCAGCTCGACGGGGCGATCCTCGTCGTCTCGGCGCTCGACGGGATCATGCCGCAGACCGCCGAGCACGTCCTGCTCGCCCGTCAGGTCGGCGTCGACCACATCGTCGTCGCCCTCAACAAGGCCGACGCCGGGGACGAGGAGCTGACCGACCTCGTCGAGCTGGAGGTCCGCGACCTGCTCTCCGCGCACGGGTACGGCGGGGACTCCGTCCCTGTCGTACGGGTCTCCGGGCTCAAGGCGCTGGCGGGCGAGCCGCGTTGGACCGCCGCGATCGAGGCGCTCCTCGACGCGGTGGACACGTACGTGCCGATGCCCGAGCGCTATGTCGACGCGCCCTTCCTGCTGCCCGTCGAGAACGTGCTCACCATCACCGGGCGCGGCACCGTCGTCACCGGCGCCGTCGAGCGCGGCACCGTCCGCGTCGGCGACCGCGTGGAGGTCCTCGGCGCCGACACGGAGACGGTGGTCACCGGCCTGGAGACCTTCGGCAAGCCCATGGAGGAGGCGCAGGCCGGGGACAACGTGGCGCTGCTGCTGCGCGGCCTGCCACGCGACGCGGTCCGCCGCGGCCACGTGGTCGCGGCGCCCGGCAGCGTCAGCCCGAAGCGGCGCTTCACCGCGCAGGTGTACGTCCTGTCGACCCGCGAGGGCGGCCGTACGACGCCGATCGCCACGGGGTACCGGCCGCAGTTCTACATCCGTACCGCGGACGTGGTCGGCGACGTCGACCTCGGCGGGGCGGCCGTGGCCCGGCCCGGCGAGACGGTCACGATGACGGTCGAACTGGGCCGCGACGTCCCGCTGGAGACGGGTCTCGGATTCGCGATCCGCGAGGGCGGCCGCACCGTCGGCGCGGGCACCGTCACGGAGGTCGTCTGA
- a CDS encoding DNA alkylation repair protein has product MSVTVPRSDLADAVLDRLVESYSAAADRPQAARMRAYMKDIAPFLGLTSPVRRELARAVLAGTPRPDEADCAAIALRCWALPEREYAYFAVDYLRSHVKRCSSAFLPVARHLVTTRSWWDTVDLLAAHVVGGLVAADPGLRAAMDEWIEDEDLWVARTALLHQLRHKSATDAERLFAYCVRQSGHPDFFIRKAIGWSLREYAKTDPEAVRAFVGRQRDRLSPLSVREALKNL; this is encoded by the coding sequence ATGAGCGTCACAGTCCCGAGAAGTGACCTGGCCGACGCGGTTCTCGACCGGCTCGTCGAGAGCTACTCCGCGGCGGCCGACCGGCCGCAGGCCGCTCGGATGCGCGCGTATATGAAGGACATCGCCCCCTTCCTGGGGCTGACCTCGCCCGTGCGCCGCGAGCTGGCCCGCGCCGTGCTCGCCGGGACGCCGCGCCCCGACGAGGCGGACTGCGCGGCGATCGCGCTGCGCTGCTGGGCACTGCCCGAACGGGAGTACGCCTACTTCGCCGTGGACTACCTGCGCAGTCACGTGAAGCGCTGTTCGTCCGCCTTCCTGCCCGTCGCGCGTCACCTCGTGACGACGCGCTCCTGGTGGGACACCGTCGATCTGCTCGCCGCGCACGTCGTCGGCGGCCTGGTCGCAGCCGACCCCGGGCTGCGCGCGGCCATGGACGAGTGGATCGAGGACGAGGACCTCTGGGTGGCCCGCACGGCTCTCCTCCATCAGCTGCGCCACAAGTCGGCGACGGACGCGGAGCGTCTCTTCGCCTACTGCGTACGGCAGTCCGGGCACCCCGACTTCTTCATCAGGAAAGCCATCGGCTGGTCCCTTCGGGAGTACGCCAAGACCGATCCGGAAGCGGTACGCGCCTTCGTCGGGCGCCAACGGGACCGGCTCTCCCCGCTTTCGGTGCGGGAAGCGCTGAAGAACCTCTGA
- a CDS encoding TVP38/TMEM64 family protein, with the protein MFETATARPQGFAVRCTRALLSPWSRLSLLVVLLAAAGTCVLLFEPQRLLSDGWPAQLGGATAVALFAVAYGACTAAFVPRPLLNLAAGALFGSQAGLVAAVAGTVFGAGIAFGLGRMLGQDALRPLLRGRWLKAADGQLSRHGFRSMLAARLFPGVPFAAANYCAAVSRMGWLPFLIATGLGSIPNTAAYVVAGARASTPTSPVFLIAMGFIAVTGLAGATVAWFKRHHFRSGR; encoded by the coding sequence ATGTTCGAGACCGCAACCGCCCGACCCCAGGGCTTCGCCGTGCGCTGCACCAGGGCGCTGCTGTCTCCGTGGTCACGGCTGTCGCTGCTCGTGGTGCTGCTCGCGGCGGCGGGGACGTGCGTGCTGCTGTTCGAACCGCAGCGGCTCCTCTCCGACGGGTGGCCGGCGCAGCTGGGCGGCGCCACGGCGGTGGCCCTGTTCGCGGTGGCGTACGGGGCGTGCACCGCCGCGTTCGTGCCGCGGCCGCTGCTCAATCTGGCGGCCGGCGCGCTCTTCGGCTCGCAGGCGGGTCTCGTCGCGGCGGTCGCGGGCACGGTGTTCGGTGCCGGGATCGCCTTCGGGCTCGGCCGGATGCTGGGCCAGGACGCGCTGCGGCCGCTGCTGCGGGGCCGCTGGCTGAAGGCCGCGGACGGCCAGCTCAGCCGGCACGGCTTCCGGTCGATGCTGGCCGCGCGGCTCTTCCCCGGCGTGCCGTTCGCCGCGGCGAACTACTGCGCGGCGGTCTCCCGCATGGGCTGGCTGCCGTTCCTGATCGCCACGGGCCTCGGGTCGATTCCGAACACGGCGGCGTACGTCGTCGCCGGTGCCCGCGCCTCGACGCCGACGTCGCCGGTCTTCCTGATCGCGATGGGCTTCATCGCGGTGACGGGTCTGGCCGGGGCCACGGTCGCCTGGTTCAAGCGCCACCACTTCCGCAGCGGCCGCTGA